The Grimontia kaedaensis genome has a window encoding:
- a CDS encoding EAL domain-containing protein: MWKMPSLRSCYDTYVRDISIVFLLLLPLTICNAISIFVGHFLNFAALPHIAQKFFYFSNLLIGIYPTALCIITTYYLSTKHNVNPMVVVPYSLVMFIAISLSNGLVASNGLPNNPLVALLTAIIAAICCVSARLYPLDPSRLDFVSALYKQAAHFFGFLLLTILFTRITGSIMQSSTLFKDHLSLDPLTFAGGLAYQFVLGLLGAVGINGHNFLFRIKQQLFEDTQQNISAWQFGEEPLNILSQGFYDAFLAIGGSGNSLSLLLCVLLFSREKRHIALALSAMPLVMFNINELLLFGLPIIFNPTLIVPFVLVPMASFIVVYGLMALGLVNPVSTIVDWMTPPFLSGYLATQNSFAGTALQLVVICMGVLIYRPFYLHYAGKSSTDSKGMLRKMEIERSTLKSFLGDVNESMGSYISKHEVSQRISKMMNRGEFVMYYQPQVNVKDSNHLAFESLVRYRDEHGNMIPPTFINDFQMLGAIKQLDEMVIDLVLADMKTLPLLERCKVGVNISAESISDRDIVDSIAERLHYYKIPATSLEIEITEEALLEDHEQISRNIDALQRLGVKVAIDDFGSGYASFPHLLKYNFDKVKLDRSLLLNVKEERGQNLYQLLAKISEVTGCALVAEGVETETEKTFVESCGIDICQGFYFSRPLPLDEAIAWSKEHTEATEGKALQPAE; the protein is encoded by the coding sequence ATGTGGAAAATGCCTTCTTTAAGGTCCTGTTACGATACCTATGTTCGTGACATCTCAATCGTCTTCTTGCTTCTTCTTCCTTTGACTATTTGTAATGCGATTTCGATTTTTGTAGGCCATTTTTTAAACTTTGCTGCACTTCCTCACATTGCGCAAAAGTTTTTCTATTTTTCAAATTTGTTAATTGGTATTTACCCAACAGCACTTTGCATTATCACGACTTATTATTTGTCGACAAAGCATAACGTCAACCCAATGGTTGTGGTGCCTTACTCATTGGTTATGTTTATTGCTATTTCTTTATCTAATGGACTGGTAGCAAGCAATGGCTTACCAAATAATCCATTGGTGGCGTTATTAACGGCTATTATTGCCGCAATTTGCTGTGTTTCTGCTCGGCTTTATCCATTAGACCCTTCCAGATTGGACTTTGTTAGTGCGCTGTATAAACAAGCTGCCCATTTCTTCGGCTTTTTGTTGTTGACGATCCTCTTTACCCGAATCACCGGGAGCATAATGCAGAGCTCAACGCTGTTTAAAGATCATCTCAGCTTAGATCCACTCACGTTTGCTGGTGGCTTGGCTTATCAATTCGTGCTCGGCCTTTTGGGTGCAGTTGGCATTAATGGCCATAACTTTCTGTTTCGCATCAAGCAACAGCTATTTGAAGATACACAGCAGAACATTTCAGCGTGGCAGTTTGGTGAAGAACCCCTGAATATTTTGAGCCAGGGCTTTTACGACGCCTTTCTGGCGATAGGGGGATCCGGTAACTCTCTGAGTTTGCTTTTGTGTGTTCTGTTGTTTTCCCGAGAGAAAAGACACATTGCTCTGGCACTTTCCGCGATGCCGTTGGTGATGTTTAACATCAACGAGCTTTTACTATTTGGTTTACCTATCATCTTCAATCCAACGCTAATCGTCCCATTTGTGTTGGTGCCAATGGCGAGCTTCATTGTGGTATACGGTCTGATGGCGTTGGGACTGGTCAATCCGGTAAGTACCATTGTTGACTGGATGACACCGCCATTTCTGAGCGGCTATCTCGCCACTCAAAACAGCTTTGCGGGGACTGCATTGCAACTTGTTGTAATTTGTATGGGTGTGCTGATTTATCGTCCTTTCTATCTGCACTATGCGGGCAAAAGCAGCACGGATAGCAAAGGTATGTTGCGAAAAATGGAGATTGAACGCAGTACCCTGAAATCCTTTTTGGGGGATGTAAACGAGTCGATGGGTAGTTATATCAGCAAACATGAAGTTAGCCAGCGCATCAGCAAAATGATGAATCGCGGCGAATTCGTCATGTACTATCAGCCTCAAGTGAATGTAAAAGACAGCAATCACTTGGCATTTGAGTCACTGGTTCGATACCGTGATGAACATGGAAACATGATACCTCCGACTTTTATCAACGACTTCCAGATGTTGGGCGCGATTAAGCAGCTCGATGAGATGGTGATCGACCTCGTGTTAGCGGATATGAAGACTTTACCTTTACTAGAACGCTGTAAGGTGGGAGTGAACATTTCCGCAGAGTCGATTTCAGACAGAGATATTGTCGATAGTATTGCGGAGAGGCTGCATTACTACAAAATTCCAGCAACCTCCTTGGAAATCGAGATTACAGAAGAAGCCCTTCTTGAAGACCATGAACAGATCAGCCGCAACATTGATGCGCTGCAACGCCTTGGCGTGAAAGTCGCGATTGATGACTTTGGCTCTGGTTATGCGTCTTTCCCTCACTTGCTGAAATACAACTTCGACAAGGTGAAACTGGACCGTTCTTTGTTGCTGAACGTGAAAGAAGAAAGAGGGCAAAACCTCTACCAACTGTTGGCAAAAATCAGTGAGGTGACGGGATGTGCGCTGGTCGCTGAAGGGGTAGAAACCGAAACAGAGAAAACTTTTGTGGAAAGCTGCGGTATTGATATTTGCCAAGGGTTTTACTTTTCCCGACCGTTGCCGCTTGATGAAGCCATTGCCTGGTCTAAGGAGCACACAGAGGCGACTGAGGGCAAAGCATTACAACCCGCTGAGTGA
- a CDS encoding FKBP-type peptidyl-prolyl cis-trans isomerase: MDYALPLVILVMVVFIILIRQKSKKAAEENKKIGAEFLAKNAKEEGVITTDSGLQYLILEEGEGDEQPTATSRVKVHYHGTLLDGSVFDSSVQRGEPIEFGLNQVIKGWTEGVQLMKKGGKTRFFIPAELAYGNMSAGSIKPGSTLIFEVELLDFK, from the coding sequence ATGGATTATGCTTTACCCCTCGTCATCCTCGTGATGGTTGTTTTCATCATCCTTATCCGCCAAAAATCAAAGAAAGCAGCTGAAGAAAACAAGAAAATCGGTGCGGAGTTTCTGGCCAAAAATGCTAAGGAAGAAGGCGTGATCACTACTGATTCTGGATTGCAGTATCTGATTCTGGAAGAAGGTGAAGGAGATGAACAACCGACTGCCACTTCTCGCGTAAAAGTGCATTATCACGGCACCTTACTTGATGGTTCAGTGTTCGACAGTTCAGTCCAACGCGGCGAACCCATCGAGTTCGGTTTAAACCAGGTCATCAAAGGCTGGACCGAAGGCGTCCAATTGATGAAGAAAGGCGGTAAAACGCGCTTCTTCATCCCTGCTGAGCTGGCTTACGGCAATATGTCAGCAGGTTCGATAAAACCAGGTTCAACTCTGATATTCGAAGTAGAACTTCTCGATTTCAAATAA